In Sphaeramia orbicularis chromosome 12, fSphaOr1.1, whole genome shotgun sequence, the following proteins share a genomic window:
- the ttll1 gene encoding polyglutamylase complex subunit TTLL1: MAGKVKWVTDIEKSVLINNFEKREWIQVTENEDWNFYWMSIQTIRNVFSVDTGYRLSDDQMVNHFPNHYELTRKDLMIKNIKRYRKELEKEGSPLAEKDENGKYIYLDFVPVTFMLPADYNLFVEEFRKNPSSTWIMKPCGKAQGKGIFLINKLSQIKKWSRDSRTSTFVAASSGKEAYVISLYIDNPLLIGGKKFDLRLYVLVTTYRPLKCYMYKLGFCRFCTVKYTPSTSELDNMFVHLTNVAIQKHGDDYNHVHGGKWTVSNLRLYLESTRGKEVTSRLFDQIHWIVVQSLKAVAPVMNNDKHCFECYGYDIIIDDKLKPWLIEVNASPSLTSSTANDRILKYNLINDTLNIVTPNGDIPDCRWNRSPPREALGNYQVLYDEEQAQSENADRDLRSRSGQSLGSKGSKGSAGVRPVAATWK; the protein is encoded by the exons ATGGCCGGTAAGGTGAAGTGGGTGACAGATATTGAAAAATCAGTGCTCATCAACAACTTTGAGAAGAGGGAATGGATTCAAGTCACAGAAAACGAGGACTGGAATTTCTACTG GATGAGCATCCAGACCATCAGAAATGTGTTCAGTGTAGACACTGGCTACCGTTTGTCAGATGACCAAATGGTTAATCACTTTCCCAATCACTATGAGCTGACACGGAAAGACTTAATGATAAAAAACATCAAGCGCTACCGCAAGGAGCTGGAAAAGGAAGGAAGCCCATTGGCAGAAAAGGATGAGAATGGAAAATACATTTATCTGG ATTTTGTCCCAGTGACATTCATGCTCCCTGCTGATTATAATCTGTTTGTGGAGGAGTTCCGTAAAAATCCCTCCAGCACCTGGATCATGAAGCCCTGCGGGAAGGCCCAGGGCAAAGGTATCTTCCTCATCAACAAACTGTCCCAGATCAAAAAGTGGTCAAGAGACAGCCGCACCTCCAC GTTTGTAGCAGCATCCAGTGGCAAGGAGGCCTATGTCATCTCACTGTACATTGACAATCCTCTGCTGATAGGAGGGAAAAAGTTTGACTTGCGCCTTTATGTTCTGGTGACAACATATCGGCCACTCAAATGCTACAT GTATAAGTTGGGCTTCTGCAGGTTCTGCACAGTAAAGTACACACCCAGTACCAGTGAGCTTGACAACATGTTTGTTCACCTTACCAATGTGGCCATCCAAAAACATGGG GATGACTACAACCATGTCCATGGGGGAAAATGGACGGTCAGTAATCTTCGTTTGTATTTAGAGAGCACCAGAGGAAAGGAAGTCACAAGTCGTCTGTTTGATCAAATCCACTGGATTGTGGTGCAGTCTCTGAAGGCTGTGGCT CCTGTAATGAACAACGACAAGCACTGTTTTGAGTGTTATGGGTATGACATCATTATTGATGACAAACTCAAGCCATGGCTTATTGAG GTCAATGCCTCCCCCTCGCTGACCTCCAGCACAGCCAACGACCGAATTCTAAAGTACAACCTCATCAATGACACTCTTAATATAGTCACACCCAATGGGGACATCCCAGACTGCCGCTGGAATCGCAGCCCACCCCGAGAGGCCCTGGGCAACTATCAAGTTCT GTATGATGAAGAGCAGGCACAGAGTGAAAACGCAGACCGTGACCTGCGGAGCCGCTCGGGTCAGTCCCTGGGTTCAAAGGGCAGCAAGGGGAGTGCAGGCGTTCGCCCTGTGGCTGCCACCTGGAAGTGA